From Methanobacterium congolense, one genomic window encodes:
- a CDS encoding 50S ribosomal protein L19e, which translates to MNLTTQKRLAADILKVGVNRVWIDPESVEEVSRAITRESVKQLIDSGAIKAKPKKGISSYRSKKIAEQKKKGRRKGRGSIKGAKGARNPKKQAWMTTIRSLRTELKDMRENREINKTTYRKLYKMAKGGAFRSKSYMKTYARDHDMLR; encoded by the coding sequence ATGAATCTTACTACTCAAAAACGATTAGCTGCAGACATACTCAAAGTAGGAGTAAACAGGGTTTGGATAGATCCTGAGAGCGTAGAAGAAGTATCAAGGGCTATAACTCGCGAATCTGTTAAACAACTCATTGACAGTGGAGCTATAAAAGCAAAACCTAAAAAAGGTATAAGCAGCTACAGATCAAAGAAAATAGCGGAACAAAAGAAAAAAGGAAGAAGGAAAGGCCGAGGTAGTATAAAAGGAGCAAAAGGTGCTCGAAATCCAAAGAAACAAGCTTGGATGACTACCATCAGATCTTTAAGAACAGAACTCAAAGATATGAGAGAAAACAGGGAAATAAACAAAACCACCTACCGTAAACTCTACAAGATGGCCAAGGGTGGTGCCTTCAGAAGCAAATCTTACATGAAGACCTATGCAAGGGATCATGACATGCTCAGATAG
- a CDS encoding 50S ribosomal protein L32e, which translates to MKKTPIKKPKKPNFKRQEWFRYKKLGESYRKPKGKTSKRRRYEARKPAMAAIGYRTPRTIRGLHPSGYRDVLVCNMADLEQLDPENDAGRISSKIGKRKKEIMLERAKELGIKILNKGL; encoded by the coding sequence ATGAAAAAGACTCCAATTAAAAAACCGAAAAAACCAAACTTCAAAAGACAGGAATGGTTCAGGTACAAAAAACTTGGGGAAAGCTACAGGAAACCCAAAGGAAAAACAAGTAAAAGACGAAGATACGAAGCAAGAAAACCTGCAATGGCCGCAATTGGTTACAGAACTCCAAGGACCATCAGGGGACTCCATCCTTCAGGTTACAGGGATGTTCTTGTATGCAACATGGCAGACCTTGAACAACTTGACCCTGAAAATGATGCTGGAAGGATCAGCTCCAAAATCGGGAAACGAAAAAAGGAAATAATGCTTGAAAGGGCAAAGGAACTTGGAATAAAAATTCTAAACAAAGGGCTTTAA